In Sphaerospermopsis torques-reginae ITEP-024, the genomic window TAAGTCTGTTGCTGCTTTGGTGACTCGTGAAGGAAATCCCAAAGGTATCAAAACTTGGGCAGATTTAGGTAAAGATGGCGTAAAATTTATCACTGCTGATCCAAAAACTTCAGGGGTAGCGCGTTGGAATTTCTTGGCTTTGTGGAACTCAGTAATTAAAACTGGTGGTGATGAGGCTAAAGCTACAGAGTTTGTCACCAAGGCTTACAATAATGTACCGATTTTAACTAGAGATGCACGTGAAGCTACAGATGCTTTTTTTAAACAGAGTCAAGGTGATGCGTTAATTAATTATGAAAATGAAATTGTCTTGGCACAGGAAAAGGGAGTGAAGGTTAATTATGTGATTCCTGATGTGAATATATCTATTGATAACCCGATTGCTGTTGTAGATAAGAATGTAGATAAACATGGTAATAGGGAAGTAGTAGAGGCGTTTGTGAAGTACCTATTTACTCCTGAAGCACAAATAGAATTTGCTAAAGTTGGTTTTCGTCCTGTAGATGAAACCGTAGCAAAATCAAAGGAATTTGCTGATAAATACCCCCCAGTTAAAAATTTGAGTACAGTTCAAGACTTAGGCGGTTGGGATACTGTACAGAAAAAGTTTTTTGATGATGGAGCGTTATTTGATCAAATTCAAGCTAAGAAAAAGTAGTTGGTAATTGGTGATTGGTAATTGTTAATTGTGAAAAAGTTTGAATTATGGCTGTATCTACGAATTTGGAAACTCGCAAAAAAGACCCTGTTGGGAAGGTTTTTTTAGATAAAATTATTCGTCTCCCCTGGACTTGGCGAATAACAATTTTATACCTTTTTTTTATGTTGTTTTTGCCTATTGTGGCCATGTTCCTCAAAGCAAGTACAGAACCACCTGCAAAATTTTGGGAAATTGCTACCAGTGAATTAGCATTGGCTACATATAATGTTACTTTTGTAACTTCTATGTTGGCGGCGGCTGTTAATGGTATATTTGGTACTTTGATTGCTTGGGTCTTGGTGCGGTACGATTTCCCTTTAAAGAGAATTTTTGATGCTACCGTAGAT contains:
- a CDS encoding sulfate ABC transporter substrate-binding protein, whose product is MSWWQRPRVRINSLKSFLSLFLVGVLLSSVLAACGGGNENNSQTPTATDSTKKDVEITLVSFAVTKAAHEAIIPKFVEKWQKEHGQRVTFKQSYGGSGSQTRAVIDGLEADIVHLALGLDTQKIEKAGLIQPGWEKEAPNNAIVSKSVAALVTREGNPKGIKTWADLGKDGVKFITADPKTSGVARWNFLALWNSVIKTGGDEAKATEFVTKAYNNVPILTRDAREATDAFFKQSQGDALINYENEIVLAQEKGVKVNYVIPDVNISIDNPIAVVDKNVDKHGNREVVEAFVKYLFTPEAQIEFAKVGFRPVDETVAKSKEFADKYPPVKNLSTVQDLGGWDTVQKKFFDDGALFDQIQAKKK